Proteins found in one Misgurnus anguillicaudatus chromosome 3, ASM2758022v2, whole genome shotgun sequence genomic segment:
- the eri2 gene encoding ERI1 exoribonuclease 2 — MSTKSLAKELGLIRKRSQSCSDTRQHQRSVRKQHFSYLIIIDFESTCWREKNNFGQEIIEFPAVLLNALNGEVESEFHTYVQPQEHPVLSEFCRELTGITQEQVESAPPLQICLSRFIRWLHGLQQEKGVVFETDSKCPAPSGRPCAFITWSDWDLGVCLLYECKRKQISVPEALKSWIDLRATYRLFYNRKPKGLRGALQDLGIEFTGREHSGLVDARNTAHLAWRMLLDGCVLTVTKSLRRAQVKSRPVRVNSSSVRSTRPSTACEQQMSVCQVLVSPRTVLSSTTPPLCVNKPTLLQNSSNILLSTTLAGLSDVTYDPETPDACCPDGVLLTEEEEPGSYDDVILGAEPEDVDPSMSASSILSHINTEIQSHCTTQPNKSASHRSKPIPSKPASSGSAELFKKPKPLSRTDPYASVSRFLGLKSASFSVFKDPSTRTPVCTSMPSVSRPPLSSSVNHSVRRTAPLCGCGRRAKRLTVGNGGPNHGRVFYCCPVRRQSCDGRQKCCEFFQWESSTQNLLKTCSAARSIR, encoded by the exons gGAATTGGGTCTGATCAGGAAGCGCAGTCAGTCATGCAGTGACACCCGACAGCATCAGCGGTCTGTTCGCA AGCAACACTTCTCATATCTCATCATCATTGACTTTGAATCCACATGCTGGAGGGAGAAGAACAACTTTGGCCAAGAGATCA TCGAGTTTCCAGCCGTCCTGCTAAACGCTTTAAACGGTGAAGTCGAGTCCGAGTTTCACACATACGTTCAACCGCAAGAACATCCTGTGTTGTCTGAATTTTGCAGAGAGCTCACAGGCATCACACAG GAACAGGTGGAGTCTGCACCTCCCCTTCAGATTTGCCTCTCCAGATTCATCCGTTGGCTACACGGCCTCCAGCAGGAAAAGGGTGTGGTCTTTGAGACTGACAGTAAATGCCCCGCCCCCTCTGGACGTCCCTGTGCGTTTATTACATGGTCAG ATTGGGATTTAGGAGTTTGTTTGCTGTATGAATGCAAACGTAAGCAGATCAGTGTACCTGAAGCTCTGAAGAGTTGGATTGACCTGCGAGCAACATACAgg CTTTTTTATAACAGGAAGCCCAAAGGTCTGAGAGGAGCTCTGCAGGACCTTGGCATCGAGTTCACAGGACGAGAACACTCGG GTCTTGTGGATGCGAGGAACACGGCTCACCTGGCGTGGCGAATGCTCCTGGACGGTTGTGTGCTGACCGTGACAAAGTCTCTGAGGAGG GCACAAGTAAAGTCCAGACCTGTGCGTGTAAACTCATCCTCTGTGCGCTCAACGCGTCCATCAACCGCGTGTGAACAGCAGATGAGTGTGTGTCAAGTGCTCGTATCACCACGCACCGTCCTCTCCAGCACAACACCACCGTTGTGTGTCAACAAACCCACACTGCTTCAAAATTCTAGCAACATTCTTCTGAGCACCACGCTGGCCGGCCTGTCTGACGTGACCTATGACCCAGAGACACCTGATGCCTGCTGTCCAGATGGAGTTCTTCTGACAGAGGAGGAGGAGCCTGGCTCCTATGATGATGTTATTTTGGGGGCGGAGCCTGAGGATGTTGATCCGTCAATGTCTGCTTCAAGCATTCTGAGTCACATAAACACTGAGATCCAATCCCACTGCACCACACAACCCAACAAATCCGCATCACACCGCTCTAAACCGATTCCTTCCAAACCAGCGTCCTCTGGGTCTGCAGAACTCTTTAAAAAACCCAAACCCCTCTCACGCACAGACCCCTACGCTTCCGTCTCGCGATTCTTAGGACTCAAAAGTGCTTCATTCAGTGTTTTTAAAGACCCGTCCACCCGCACACCTGTCTGCACCAGCATGCCCAGCGTGTCCCGCCCTCCTCTCTCCTCAAGTGTCAATCATTCAGTCAGAAGAACGGCTCCGTTGTGCGGCTGCGGTCGGAGGGCCAAACGTCTGACGGTGGGTAACGGAGGACCCAATCACGGCCGTGTGTTTTACTGCTGTCCTGTGAGACGACAGAGCTGTGATGGCCGACAGAAATGCTGCGAGTTCTTCCAATGGGAATCCAGCACACAGAACCTCCTCAAGACCTGCAGTGCTGCCAGATCCATCCGTTGA